The proteins below come from a single Candidatus Binataceae bacterium genomic window:
- a CDS encoding SPFH domain-containing protein produces MNDSADVMVLGWLAVAVMIGLIVLFGSWFTVEQQEVAIIQRLGKFLRIARAGLHFKIPLIDQVVDNVNLRVQQLTVKVETKTRDNVFVHVTVAVQFSVFPDKVYQAFYSLTDATPQITAFVFDVVRAHVPSLDLDDVFLKKDEVAQAVKGSLGTQMSEYGYDILTALVTDIDPDERVKAAMNEINANQRLLEAAKAKGEAEKVLKVKQAEAEAESKALQGNGIARERTEIARGLHDSAAMFQQGLPGATVQEAMVVLLLTQYFDMLKEVGGRSNTIMLPHSPGGLTDIAGQIRNAMVAAREVSTDHGGDPGAAAGGSANGQATSLASAGAPSHNSSQMRDADG; encoded by the coding sequence ATGAACGACTCAGCGGACGTCATGGTGCTGGGATGGCTCGCGGTCGCGGTCATGATCGGACTCATCGTGCTGTTTGGTTCATGGTTCACGGTCGAGCAGCAGGAAGTCGCGATCATCCAGCGCCTGGGCAAGTTCCTGCGGATCGCTCGCGCAGGTCTGCATTTCAAGATTCCCCTGATCGACCAGGTGGTCGATAACGTCAACCTCCGGGTGCAGCAACTGACGGTCAAGGTCGAGACCAAAACGCGCGACAACGTTTTCGTCCACGTCACCGTGGCCGTGCAATTCTCGGTCTTTCCCGACAAGGTTTACCAGGCCTTCTACAGCCTCACCGACGCGACCCCGCAGATAACCGCTTTCGTCTTCGACGTGGTACGCGCGCACGTGCCCAGCCTCGACCTCGACGATGTCTTCCTCAAAAAGGATGAAGTCGCGCAGGCAGTCAAAGGATCGCTAGGGACACAGATGTCCGAGTACGGCTACGACATCCTGACCGCGCTCGTCACCGACATCGATCCGGACGAGCGGGTCAAGGCCGCGATGAACGAGATCAACGCCAATCAGCGCCTGCTCGAAGCGGCCAAGGCCAAGGGCGAAGCCGAGAAGGTCCTCAAAGTGAAGCAGGCCGAGGCGGAAGCCGAGAGCAAGGCGCTGCAGGGCAACGGAATCGCGCGCGAGCGCACCGAGATCGCGCGCGGCCTGCATGATTCGGCGGCGATGTTTCAGCAGGGATTGCCGGGCGCGACGGTGCAGGAGGCGATGGTCGTGCTGTTGCTGACCCAATACTTCGACATGCTCAAGGAAGTCGGCGGGCGATCCAACACCATCATGCTGCCGCACTCGCCAGGCGGACTGACCGATATAGCCGGGCAAATCCGCAACGCCATGGTCGCGGCGCGCGAGGTCTCGACCGATCACGGCGGCGATCCGGGAGCGGCCGCCGGCGGTTCGGCCAACGGGCAGGCGACGTCACTGGCGTCCGCCGGCGCTCCCTCGCACAACAGCTCGCAGATGCGCGACGCGGATGGCTAG
- the mscL gene encoding large conductance mechanosensitive channel protein MscL has translation MAFETEDLETDLHLAQRFQQLYVRKTRPKYGGPPMNGFKQFLLRGNVIDMAVGIVVGAAFGTVVSAFVKDLLTPFIAAVVHKPDFSGIAFTINSSKFMIGDFINQLISFLLVAAAVYFAIVMPVTRLMARLEPPPAPTTKTCPECLSEIPIAAKRCAHCTSTLAA, from the coding sequence ATGGCGTTCGAAACCGAAGATCTGGAGACCGACCTTCACCTCGCCCAGCGCTTTCAACAGCTTTACGTCCGCAAAACGCGACCCAAATACGGAGGTCCACCCATGAACGGCTTCAAGCAATTTCTCCTGCGCGGCAACGTCATCGACATGGCCGTGGGTATCGTGGTCGGCGCAGCCTTCGGCACCGTGGTATCCGCGTTCGTCAAGGATTTGCTGACGCCTTTCATTGCGGCAGTGGTGCACAAGCCCGATTTTTCCGGCATCGCGTTCACGATCAACAGCAGCAAGTTCATGATCGGCGACTTCATCAACCAACTGATTTCGTTCCTGCTCGTGGCCGCGGCGGTCTATTTCGCGATCGTGATGCCGGTCACCAGGCTGATGGCTCGTCTGGAGCCGCCGCCGGCGCCGACCACCAAGACCTGCCCCGAGTGCCTGAGCGAGATACCGATCGCGGCTAAACGCTGCGCTCACTGCACCTCGACGCTCGCAGCCTGA